The following proteins come from a genomic window of Pseudomonas putida:
- a CDS encoding membrane dipeptidase produces the protein MTTPRWKKALYISLAAAAAAGAGLAAWYHFAAPGGYPREVVRQANDLQERIISFDSHVTLPLDFGNEGSEADKDGPGRFDLAKAAQGRLSGAALTIFAWPESWTGANSPHRPTPGFVEAARHTQEVRYNAITAMVRDFPERVAIAYTPQDMRRLHGEGKFAVFLSMLNAYALGDDIDQLDRWAARGVRMFGFSYVGNNSWADSSRPLPFFNDTVDALEGLSPIGKRAVQRLNDLGVIIDVSQMSSKALNQVIQLSRTPVVASHSAPRAMVDINRNLSDKEMQLIKEGGGVVQLVAFSSYLKPLSAQTQEKLNTLRARYALPPLADLNYALMPGDPVIAGWPEQKVGQYANELYAILEQEPPATLKDYGDAIDYTVRKIGIDHVGISSDFNEGGGIDGWHDASEARNVTAELITRGYSEADIAKLWGGNFLRVWEQVQHAARGTDTSLR, from the coding sequence ATGACGACACCACGCTGGAAAAAAGCCCTGTACATCAGCCTGGCTGCGGCAGCCGCCGCGGGTGCCGGTCTGGCTGCCTGGTACCATTTCGCGGCCCCTGGCGGCTACCCCCGGGAGGTCGTTCGTCAAGCCAACGACTTACAGGAGCGCATCATCTCGTTCGACAGCCATGTCACCTTGCCGTTGGACTTCGGCAACGAAGGCAGCGAAGCCGACAAGGACGGGCCGGGCCGCTTCGACCTGGCCAAGGCTGCCCAAGGGCGGTTGTCTGGCGCGGCGCTGACCATCTTTGCCTGGCCCGAATCCTGGACGGGCGCAAACAGCCCGCATCGCCCCACGCCAGGTTTCGTCGAGGCCGCCCGCCACACCCAGGAGGTGCGCTACAACGCCATCACCGCGATGGTGCGCGACTTCCCCGAACGTGTCGCCATCGCCTACACCCCGCAGGACATGCGGCGCTTGCACGGCGAAGGCAAGTTCGCGGTGTTCCTGAGCATGCTCAATGCGTATGCGCTGGGGGACGATATCGACCAGCTCGACCGCTGGGCGGCACGCGGGGTGCGTATGTTCGGCTTCAGCTACGTCGGCAACAATAGCTGGGCCGACTCATCTCGCCCCTTGCCGTTCTTCAATGACACTGTCGATGCGCTGGAGGGTCTGTCCCCCATCGGCAAGCGCGCCGTACAGCGGCTCAATGACCTGGGCGTGATCATCGATGTCTCGCAGATGTCCAGCAAGGCGCTGAACCAGGTCATTCAGCTCAGCCGTACTCCGGTGGTGGCGTCGCACTCGGCACCACGGGCCATGGTCGATATCAACCGCAACCTGTCCGACAAGGAAATGCAGTTGATCAAGGAAGGCGGCGGGGTCGTGCAACTGGTCGCGTTCTCCAGCTACCTCAAGCCGCTCAGCGCACAGACCCAGGAAAAGCTCAATACCTTGCGCGCCCGCTACGCCCTGCCGCCACTGGCTGACCTGAACTATGCGCTGATGCCTGGCGACCCGGTCATCGCCGGCTGGCCCGAGCAGAAGGTCGGACAATATGCCAACGAGCTCTATGCCATCCTCGAACAAGAGCCGCCCGCGACCCTGAAGGACTATGGCGATGCCATCGACTACACCGTGCGCAAGATCGGCATCGATCACGTAGGCATCAGTTCGGACTTCAACGAAGGCGGCGGCATCGATGGCTGGCACGACGCCAGCGAGGCACGCAACGTAACGGCCGAACTCATTACCCGCGGCTACTCCGAAGCCGATATCGCCAAGCTTTGGGGCGGCAATTTCCTGCGCGTCTGGGAACAAGTGCAGCACGCCGCCCGCGGTACCGACACTTCACTGCGCTAA
- a CDS encoding MFS transporter: protein MTAIDTARPPRFSRGDHRTLGLAALGGALEIYDFIIFVFFALTLSQLFFPPEMPEWLRLLQSFGIFVTGYLARPLGGILMAHFADHLGRKRVFSLSILMMALPCLLIGVMPTYADIGYAAPLILLALRILQGAAVGGEVPSAWTFVAEHAPSGRRGYALGFLQAGLTFGYLLGALTATLLAQLFTPQEILDYAWRYPFLLGGVFGVIGVWLRRWLSETPVFLALRARQEQPVAFPLRRVLGEHRRALIPAALLTCVLTSAVVVLVVITPTVMQQRFGMSAGHTFALSSVGIVFLNIGCVLAGLLVDRVGAWRALMLYSLLLPLGIGTLYASLVGQWGMTWLAYALAGLSCGVVGVVPSVMVGLFPAQIRVSGISFTYNVAYAVWASTTPLALIALMPWSPWVCVGFCLIMGAVGLLTALYFGRREPLVFAAEPMPVMCGDK, encoded by the coding sequence ATGACTGCCATCGATACCGCTCGCCCGCCCCGGTTCAGCCGCGGCGACCATCGGACCCTGGGCCTGGCGGCGCTGGGTGGCGCGCTGGAAATCTACGACTTCATCATTTTCGTGTTCTTCGCGCTGACCCTCAGCCAACTGTTCTTCCCTCCCGAGATGCCCGAATGGCTACGCCTGCTGCAAAGCTTCGGCATTTTCGTCACCGGCTATCTGGCGCGGCCGCTGGGCGGCATCCTGATGGCGCACTTTGCCGACCATCTGGGGCGCAAGCGGGTCTTCAGCCTGAGCATCCTGATGATGGCATTGCCGTGCCTGTTGATCGGGGTGATGCCGACCTATGCCGACATCGGCTATGCCGCCCCGCTGATACTCTTGGCCTTGCGCATCCTCCAGGGTGCTGCCGTAGGCGGTGAAGTGCCAAGCGCCTGGACGTTCGTTGCCGAGCACGCGCCCAGCGGGCGGCGCGGCTATGCCTTGGGCTTTCTGCAGGCCGGGCTGACCTTCGGCTACCTGCTGGGGGCGCTGACCGCAACCTTGCTGGCGCAACTGTTCACCCCGCAGGAAATCCTCGATTACGCCTGGCGCTACCCGTTCCTGTTGGGTGGGGTGTTCGGTGTAATTGGTGTGTGGCTACGCCGTTGGCTCAGTGAAACACCGGTGTTTCTCGCCCTGCGCGCGCGCCAGGAGCAACCTGTGGCATTTCCGCTGCGGCGAGTGCTGGGCGAGCACCGCCGGGCGTTGATCCCTGCCGCGTTGCTGACCTGTGTGCTGACCTCGGCGGTGGTGGTGCTGGTGGTGATCACCCCGACAGTGATGCAGCAGCGCTTCGGCATGAGTGCCGGGCACACCTTCGCCCTCAGCAGTGTGGGCATCGTCTTCCTCAACATTGGCTGCGTGCTGGCCGGGCTGCTGGTCGACCGTGTGGGTGCCTGGCGCGCGCTGATGCTGTATAGCCTGTTGCTTCCGCTGGGTATCGGCACGTTGTACGCCAGCCTGGTGGGGCAGTGGGGCATGACCTGGCTGGCCTATGCGCTGGCGGGGTTGAGTTGTGGCGTGGTGGGGGTGGTGCCCTCGGTAATGGTAGGGCTGTTCCCGGCGCAAATCCGTGTATCGGGCATTTCCTTCACCTACAACGTGGCCTACGCAGTGTGGGCCAGTACCACGCCGCTGGCACTGATTGCGCTGATGCCGTGGAGCCCATGGGTGTGTGTCGGGTTTTGTCTGATCATGGGCGCGGTGGGGCTGCTGACGGCCTTGTATTTCGGGCGTCGTGAGCCATTGGTGTTTGCTGCGGAGCCGATGCCGGTCATGTGTGGCGACAAATGA
- a CDS encoding transporter substrate-binding domain-containing protein produces the protein MTLRGTGRVLACVALLLPPLAMAAGKCERLVATGSPDAPPYSWQDPKDPRHLIGANVDLLRQVAGELGVKVEVLSAGRRDQALEEVRSGRMDLLLDTPMQVEQLTALDYIHPPLQLNEYLVWTRHDAAVIFDGPADLTRYQGSLSDRARLTPAFTAFAKAQLKLVPAQNLTQAFQKLVLGQVDYVLAGRYSGMAMAQSLGMSNDLIARGLPVDRPGLYLALSHNSACNDSWLRGQLAKKLTELPISGASEAVLQRNLERWKAQLQVPADAPKH, from the coding sequence ATGACGTTGCGCGGAACGGGCAGGGTGCTGGCATGCGTGGCGCTGTTGCTGCCGCCACTGGCGATGGCGGCAGGCAAATGCGAGCGCCTGGTGGCGACCGGCAGCCCTGATGCGCCGCCCTATTCCTGGCAAGACCCGAAAGACCCAAGGCACCTGATCGGCGCCAACGTCGACCTGTTGCGCCAGGTGGCCGGCGAGCTGGGTGTGAAGGTCGAGGTGCTGAGTGCCGGTCGCCGTGACCAGGCGCTGGAAGAGGTGCGCAGTGGGCGCATGGACCTGCTGCTCGACACCCCTATGCAGGTGGAGCAACTGACCGCGCTGGACTACATCCATCCGCCGTTGCAGCTCAATGAGTACCTGGTGTGGACCCGCCATGATGCAGCGGTGATCTTTGATGGCCCGGCCGATCTGACCAGATACCAGGGCAGCTTGTCCGACCGTGCGCGCCTGACCCCGGCCTTTACTGCGTTTGCCAAGGCCCAGCTCAAGCTGGTGCCGGCGCAGAACCTGACCCAGGCGTTCCAGAAACTGGTACTCGGCCAGGTGGACTATGTGCTGGCTGGACGTTACTCCGGTATGGCCATGGCCCAGAGCCTGGGCATGAGCAATGACCTGATAGCCCGCGGCTTGCCGGTGGACAGGCCGGGCCTGTACCTGGCGCTGTCGCATAACTCGGCGTGCAATGACAGCTGGTTGCGTGGGCAATTGGCAAAAAAACTGACAGAATTGCCGATCTCTGGTGCATCCGAAGCTGTGCTGCAACGTAATCTCGAGCGCTGGAAAGCGCAGTTGCAGGTGCCGGCGGACGCCCCCAAACACTAG
- a CDS encoding histidine kinase, with translation MANKTLRILIADAHPCQRLQLERLLNGLGYYRIAPVDSFEELQRLVQCALQPFHLLLGNIELASHCGVDLERFCRVSTQIQHALLYHSSQLKVPAVPQTERQAVSLSLPQVPDNEALETFMAIIDAPMLVGKLPLPSTLAASTARPRPRANFAHTVFNR, from the coding sequence ATGGCAAACAAGACTCTGCGCATTCTCATCGCCGATGCACACCCGTGCCAGCGCCTGCAGCTGGAACGGTTGCTCAATGGTTTGGGCTATTACCGGATAGCCCCAGTGGATAGCTTCGAGGAGCTGCAGCGCCTGGTGCAGTGCGCCTTGCAGCCCTTCCACCTGTTGCTGGGCAATATCGAGCTGGCCAGCCATTGCGGAGTAGACCTGGAACGCTTCTGCCGCGTCAGCACACAGATCCAGCACGCCCTGCTTTACCATTCCAGCCAGTTGAAAGTGCCAGCAGTGCCGCAGACCGAGCGCCAGGCGGTCAGCCTGAGCCTGCCACAGGTGCCCGATAACGAGGCGCTGGAGACGTTCATGGCAATCATCGACGCACCGATGCTGGTCGGCAAGCTACCGCTGCCGAGCACCCTGGCGGCCAGTACAGCGCGGCCACGACCGCGAGCCAACTTCGCGCATACGGTGTTCAACCGCTAG
- a CDS encoding twin-arginine translocation signal domain-containing protein: protein MTISRRGFIAAVALTGVAVPGALYVQRQRDAEAFPETPGEAVVELADTRLQQLGDILRGIWRWTAHGKDAQLLGMPDGELELFLDVASNGRGLRGYLDTADRLRSEQEPRYRVMGDLLTDKPGTLRWRLFSTEPGAGRARYECHVVLDEVWGAYGNAGPATLNGRISALDRALSLPVLDNGFLALKRPFPEARERTPLSPQLLAWLISPEHRLFHQLWHASRDKWHKLEEDKQSALRGLGWQPGPRGQERDARGRHKDRNGSGEDFLFMHRHMLGSARALQDLPSWTRFPLPQPELERDRVGFARYFDNYDGNALPPTWLAHDDQEYTQWVRDIKSPDTFHGNFQVWESRYSDPEYLSKLTLGQFGSELELGLHDWLHMRWAAVPRDPSNGMPVPAARTPGDFAERWFEARNDFLGDPFSSHVNPVFWHFHGWIDDRVDDWFRAHERVHPGEIRRLQVNGVPWFAPGRWVEVADPWLGPDTHGCSTVPGLRPGRSVEMDPETMKLALRIIYGNEDLFARLRPRVPQRPWYARNLKVVRASG, encoded by the coding sequence ATGACGATTTCTCGACGCGGGTTCATCGCCGCTGTGGCATTGACGGGCGTGGCGGTGCCCGGTGCGCTGTATGTGCAGCGCCAGCGGGATGCCGAGGCGTTTCCGGAAACGCCTGGCGAGGCTGTTGTCGAGTTGGCCGATACCCGCCTGCAACAGCTGGGCGACATCCTGCGGGGCATCTGGCGCTGGACTGCACATGGCAAGGATGCCCAACTGCTGGGTATGCCCGACGGGGAGCTGGAACTGTTTCTGGATGTCGCCAGCAATGGCCGGGGGCTGCGAGGTTACCTGGACACCGCCGATCGCTTGCGCAGTGAGCAGGAACCACGTTATCGGGTCATGGGTGACTTGCTGACGGACAAGCCCGGGACGTTGCGCTGGCGGCTGTTTTCAACCGAGCCCGGTGCAGGGCGTGCGCGCTATGAATGCCATGTGGTGCTCGATGAGGTCTGGGGCGCCTATGGCAATGCCGGGCCGGCAACGCTCAATGGTCGTATCTCGGCCCTGGACCGCGCCCTGTCTCTGCCTGTTCTGGACAATGGCTTCCTGGCCTTGAAGCGGCCTTTCCCGGAGGCTCGCGAACGTACGCCGCTGTCGCCACAGTTGCTGGCTTGGCTCATTTCGCCGGAGCACCGGCTGTTTCACCAGTTATGGCACGCATCGCGGGACAAGTGGCACAAGCTGGAAGAGGACAAGCAATCCGCCCTGCGTGGTCTGGGCTGGCAACCCGGGCCGCGGGGCCAGGAGCGTGATGCGCGTGGCAGGCACAAGGATCGCAACGGTTCCGGAGAAGACTTCCTGTTCATGCACCGGCACATGCTCGGCAGTGCCAGGGCCCTGCAGGACCTGCCCTCGTGGACGCGGTTCCCGCTGCCTCAGCCGGAGCTCGAGCGTGACCGCGTCGGTTTCGCCCGTTACTTCGACAACTACGACGGCAATGCCTTGCCACCGACCTGGCTGGCCCATGACGACCAGGAGTACACCCAGTGGGTACGCGACATCAAAAGCCCGGATACCTTCCATGGCAACTTTCAGGTCTGGGAGTCGCGGTACAGTGATCCGGAATATCTGAGCAAGCTGACCTTGGGGCAGTTCGGCTCAGAGCTGGAACTGGGCCTGCATGACTGGTTGCACATGCGGTGGGCGGCGGTGCCGCGCGACCCGTCCAACGGTATGCCGGTGCCCGCAGCACGTACCCCGGGGGATTTTGCTGAGCGCTGGTTTGAAGCACGTAACGATTTTCTTGGCGACCCGTTCTCGTCACATGTAAACCCGGTGTTCTGGCATTTTCATGGGTGGATCGACGACCGAGTCGACGACTGGTTCCGCGCCCACGAGCGGGTTCACCCGGGCGAGATCCGCCGCTTGCAGGTGAATGGTGTGCCCTGGTTCGCACCCGGGCGTTGGGTAGAGGTGGCTGACCCGTGGCTAGGTCCCGATACCCATGGCTGTTCCACGGTGCCGGGCCTGCGACCTGGTCGAAGCGTCGAGATGGACCCGGAAACCATGAAGCTGGCGTTGCGCATCATTTATGGCAATGAAGACCTCTTTGCCCGGCTGCGACCACGGGTGCCGCAGCGCCCCTGGTATGCCCGCAATCTCAAGGTCGTGCGGGCATCGGGCTGA
- a CDS encoding sigma-70 family RNA polymerase sigma factor, translating to MERYYRELVSFLSARLGNRQAAEDVAHDAYLRVLERTDNGQIEHPRAFLYRIALNLVVDRHRRHLVRQAEPLEILDSDEGCHVPALAQELQLNQRLALMQRALDELSGPCRECFLLRKIEGLSHLQIAERLGISRSLVEKHIVNAMKHCRVRMRQWES from the coding sequence GTGGAACGTTACTATCGTGAATTGGTGAGTTTCCTGTCCGCGCGCCTGGGTAACCGTCAGGCGGCAGAGGATGTTGCCCACGATGCCTACCTGCGGGTACTGGAGCGAACGGACAACGGGCAGATCGAGCATCCGCGCGCTTTCCTTTACCGTATCGCCCTGAACCTGGTGGTCGACCGCCATCGTCGCCATCTGGTGCGTCAGGCCGAACCGCTGGAGATACTTGACAGTGATGAGGGCTGTCATGTGCCGGCGCTGGCGCAGGAACTGCAGCTCAACCAGCGCCTGGCCCTCATGCAGCGGGCACTGGACGAACTGAGCGGCCCCTGCCGCGAATGCTTCCTGCTGCGCAAGATCGAAGGCCTGTCCCATCTGCAGATCGCCGAGCGGCTGGGCATTTCGCGTAGCCTGGTGGAAAAGCACATCGTCAATGCCATGAAGCACTGCCGGGTGCGCATGCGGCAATGGGAATCCTGA
- a CDS encoding electron transfer flavoprotein subunit alpha/FixB family protein — protein MTILVVAEYENGAVAPATLNTVAAAAKIGGDVHVLVAGQNVGGVAESAAKIAGVAKVLVADNAAYAHVLPENVAPLIVELAKGYSHVLAPATTNGKNILPRVAALLDVDQISEIISVESADTFKRPIYAGNAIATVQSSAAIKVITVRTTGFDAVAAEGGSAAVEAVGAAHSAGISAFVGEELAKSDRPELTAAKIVVSGGRGMGNGDNFKHLYSLADKLGAAVGASRAAVDAGFVPNDMQVGQTGKIVAPQLYIAVGISGAIQHLAGMKDSKVIVAINKDEEAPIFQVADYGLVADLFEAVPELEKLV, from the coding sequence ATGACTATCCTGGTTGTCGCTGAATACGAGAACGGTGCCGTAGCCCCGGCCACCCTGAACACTGTCGCCGCAGCCGCCAAGATCGGTGGTGATGTGCACGTGCTGGTCGCAGGCCAGAACGTCGGTGGCGTTGCCGAATCTGCTGCCAAGATCGCTGGCGTGGCCAAGGTGCTGGTTGCCGACAACGCGGCCTACGCCCACGTGCTGCCGGAAAACGTCGCGCCGCTGATCGTCGAGCTGGCCAAGGGTTACAGCCACGTGCTGGCCCCGGCTACCACCAACGGCAAGAACATCCTGCCGCGTGTGGCCGCGCTGCTGGACGTGGACCAGATCTCCGAGATCATCTCGGTCGAGTCCGCCGACACCTTCAAGCGCCCGATCTACGCGGGTAACGCCATCGCCACCGTGCAATCGAGCGCGGCCATCAAGGTGATCACCGTGCGTACCACCGGCTTCGACGCCGTGGCCGCCGAAGGTGGTTCTGCTGCCGTCGAAGCTGTTGGCGCTGCACACAGCGCCGGCATTTCGGCTTTCGTTGGCGAAGAACTGGCCAAGTCCGACCGCCCAGAGCTCACCGCTGCCAAAATCGTCGTTTCCGGCGGCCGTGGCATGGGCAACGGTGACAACTTCAAGCACCTGTACAGCCTGGCCGACAAGCTCGGCGCGGCTGTCGGTGCCTCGCGCGCCGCAGTCGACGCAGGCTTCGTGCCGAACGACATGCAGGTCGGCCAGACCGGCAAGATCGTTGCGCCACAGCTGTACATCGCCGTCGGTATCTCCGGCGCGATCCAGCACCTGGCCGGCATGAAAGACTCCAAAGTGATCGTTGCGATCAACAAGGACGAAGAAGCGCCGATCTTCCAGGTGGCCGACTACGGCCTGGTCGCTGACCTGTTCGAAGCGGTTCCAGAGCTGGAAAAGCTGGTCTGA
- a CDS encoding electron transfer flavoprotein subunit beta/FixA family protein: MKVLVAVKRVVDYNVKVRVKADNSGVDLANVKMSMNPFCEIAVEEAVRLKEKGVATEIVVVSVGPTTAQEQLRTALALGADRAILVEAADELNSLAVAKALKAVVDKEQPQLVILGKQAIDSDNNQTGQMLAALTGFAQGTFASKVEVAGDKLNVTREIDGGLQTVALNLPAIVTTDLRLNEPRYASLPNIMKAKKKPLETVTPDALGVSLASTNKTVKVEAPAARSAGIKVKSVAELVEKLKNEAKVI, encoded by the coding sequence ATGAAGGTTCTTGTAGCTGTCAAACGAGTGGTCGACTACAACGTCAAGGTTCGCGTCAAAGCGGACAACTCCGGCGTCGACCTTGCTAACGTCAAGATGTCCATGAACCCCTTCTGCGAAATCGCCGTGGAAGAAGCCGTACGCCTGAAAGAAAAAGGCGTTGCGACCGAGATCGTCGTCGTTTCCGTCGGCCCGACCACTGCCCAGGAGCAGCTGCGTACTGCCCTGGCTCTGGGTGCCGACCGTGCCATCCTGGTAGAAGCCGCTGACGAACTGAACTCCCTGGCTGTGGCCAAGGCGCTGAAGGCCGTTGTCGACAAGGAGCAGCCGCAGCTGGTCATCCTCGGCAAGCAGGCCATCGACAGTGACAACAACCAGACCGGCCAGATGCTGGCTGCGTTGACAGGCTTCGCCCAGGGTACCTTCGCGTCCAAGGTCGAAGTCGCTGGCGACAAGCTGAATGTCACCCGTGAAATCGATGGCGGCCTGCAGACCGTTGCACTGAACCTGCCAGCCATCGTCACCACCGACCTGCGCCTGAACGAGCCACGCTACGCGTCGCTGCCGAACATCATGAAGGCCAAGAAGAAGCCGCTGGAGACTGTTACTCCAGACGCGCTGGGCGTTTCCCTCGCCTCCACCAACAAGACCGTGAAGGTTGAAGCCCCGGCTGCCCGCAGCGCTGGCATCAAGGTCAAATCGGTGGCCGAACTGGTCGAGAAGCTGAAGAACGAAGCGAAGGTAATCTAA
- a CDS encoding FAD-binding protein yields MSRREPVEREYMEFDVVIVGAGPAGLSAACRLKQKAAEAGSEISVCVVEKGSEVGAHILSGAVFEPRALNELFPDWKELGAPLNTEVKRDDIYVLKDAGSATKVPDLFVPKTMHNHGNYIISLGNLCRWLAQQAENLGVEIYPGFAAQEALFDDNGVVRGIVTGDLGVDREGNPKDGLYTPGMELRAKYTLFAEGCRGHIGKQLIKRFNLDSESDVQHYGIGLKEIWEIDPAKHEQGLVVHTAGWPLDVVAKENTGGSFLYHLENNQVVVGLIVDLSYANPYLSPFDEFQRLKHHPVISQYLEGGKRISYGARALAKGGINSLPKMVFNGGALIGCDLGTMNVAKIKGSHTAMKSGMLAAEAVADALIAGGEGGDQLNSYVSAFKASWLHEELFASRNFGPAMHKFGPLLGAAFNYVDQNWFGGKLPFTLHDTKPDYACLKLAADSKKIDYPKPDGKLSFDKLSSVFLSSTNHEEEQPCHLKLTDPSVPIASNLPLYDEPAQRYCPAGVYEVVTQEDGNKRFQINAQNCVHCKTCDIKDPAQNITWVTPEGAGGPNYPNM; encoded by the coding sequence ATGAGTAGGAGAGAACCAGTGGAACGCGAATACATGGAATTCGACGTGGTCATCGTCGGCGCCGGCCCGGCGGGCCTGTCCGCCGCCTGCCGCCTGAAGCAGAAGGCCGCCGAAGCCGGTAGCGAAATCAGCGTCTGCGTGGTGGAGAAAGGCTCTGAAGTCGGCGCCCACATCCTCTCTGGCGCGGTGTTCGAGCCTCGCGCCCTGAACGAGCTGTTCCCCGACTGGAAAGAACTCGGCGCACCGCTCAATACCGAAGTGAAGCGCGACGACATCTACGTGCTCAAGGATGCCGGCAGCGCGACCAAGGTGCCTGACCTGTTCGTACCCAAGACCATGCACAACCATGGCAACTACATCATCTCGCTGGGCAACCTGTGCCGCTGGCTGGCCCAGCAGGCCGAGAACCTCGGTGTGGAGATCTACCCGGGCTTCGCCGCCCAGGAAGCGCTGTTCGACGACAACGGCGTGGTCCGCGGCATCGTTACCGGCGACCTTGGTGTCGACCGGGAGGGCAACCCCAAGGACGGCCTGTACACCCCAGGTATGGAACTGCGCGCCAAGTACACCCTGTTCGCCGAAGGCTGCCGTGGCCATATCGGCAAACAGCTGATCAAGCGCTTCAACCTCGACAGCGAGTCCGACGTCCAGCACTACGGCATCGGCCTGAAGGAAATCTGGGAAATCGACCCGGCCAAGCACGAACAGGGCCTGGTGGTGCACACCGCCGGCTGGCCGCTGGACGTGGTGGCCAAGGAAAACACCGGTGGCTCGTTCCTTTATCACCTGGAAAACAACCAGGTGGTGGTCGGCCTGATCGTTGACCTGTCCTACGCCAACCCATACCTGTCGCCGTTCGACGAGTTCCAGCGCCTCAAGCACCACCCGGTGATCAGCCAGTACCTCGAAGGCGGCAAGCGCATCAGCTACGGCGCCCGCGCCTTGGCCAAGGGCGGCATCAACTCGCTGCCGAAAATGGTCTTCAATGGTGGCGCGCTGATCGGTTGCGACCTGGGCACCATGAACGTGGCCAAGATCAAGGGCAGCCATACCGCGATGAAGTCCGGCATGCTCGCCGCCGAAGCAGTGGCCGACGCATTGATCGCCGGTGGCGAAGGCGGCGATCAATTGAACAGCTATGTCAGCGCCTTCAAGGCCAGCTGGCTGCACGAAGAACTGTTCGCCAGCCGCAACTTCGGCCCGGCCATGCACAAGTTCGGCCCGCTGTTGGGCGCGGCGTTCAACTATGTCGACCAGAACTGGTTCGGTGGCAAACTGCCGTTCACCCTGCACGACACCAAGCCGGACTATGCCTGCCTCAAGCTGGCCGCCGACTCGAAAAAGATCGACTACCCGAAACCGGACGGCAAGCTCAGCTTCGACAAGCTCAGCTCGGTATTCCTCTCCAGCACCAACCACGAAGAGGAACAACCCTGCCACCTGAAGCTGACCGATCCGAGCGTACCGATCGCCAGCAACCTGCCGCTGTACGACGAGCCTGCCCAGCGTTACTGCCCGGCAGGCGTGTACGAAGTGGTCACCCAGGAAGACGGCAACAAGCGTTTCCAGATCAACGCGCAAAACTGCGTGCACTGCAAGACCTGCGACATCAAGGACCCGGCCCAGAACATCACCTGGGTCACCCCTGAAGGCGCTGGCGGGCCGAACTACCCGAACATGTAA
- a CDS encoding OmpA family protein — MIRRTPLAALVLLALTAGLQGCASQRSSAALDEATVAFQGVKDDSDVLRSAPRDVIRAGESLARAERLSSYIGTGSDVRHYAYLSQRYSEIAREHAKLALNQERQAKLDLERQRLQLALREAKLASVQQQGQWVESQIAALASEQADRGLVMTLGDVLFDTGSADLKNSASRTVLKLVQFLQLNPRRVVRIEGYTDSTGAGEDNLKLSRDRAQSVADMLVDLGIDEKRLQVEGYGDQYPIEANASERGRAQNRRVEIVFSDDKGRLAPAR; from the coding sequence ATGATCCGTCGTACGCCTTTGGCTGCACTGGTACTGTTGGCGCTGACGGCAGGTTTGCAAGGTTGCGCCAGCCAGCGCAGCAGTGCCGCGCTGGATGAGGCCACTGTCGCCTTCCAGGGGGTCAAAGATGATTCCGACGTGCTGCGCAGCGCGCCGCGCGACGTGATTCGCGCAGGCGAATCGCTGGCTCGCGCCGAGCGCTTGTCCAGCTACATCGGCACCGGTTCTGATGTGCGGCATTATGCTTACCTCAGTCAGCGCTACAGCGAGATTGCCCGCGAACATGCCAAGCTGGCGCTGAACCAGGAACGCCAGGCCAAGCTCGACCTGGAGCGCCAGCGCCTGCAGCTGGCTTTGCGTGAGGCCAAGCTGGCCAGCGTGCAGCAGCAGGGACAGTGGGTCGAATCGCAGATTGCCGCGTTGGCTTCGGAGCAGGCCGACCGTGGCCTGGTGATGACCTTGGGCGATGTGCTGTTCGATACCGGCAGTGCCGACCTGAAGAACTCGGCCAGCCGGACTGTGCTCAAGCTGGTGCAGTTCCTGCAGCTCAACCCGCGCCGGGTAGTGCGTATCGAGGGCTATACCGACAGCACGGGCGCGGGCGAGGACAACCTTAAGCTGTCGCGCGACCGGGCGCAGTCCGTGGCCGACATGCTGGTGGACCTGGGCATCGACGAAAAACGCCTGCAGGTTGAAGGCTATGGCGACCAGTACCCGATCGAGGCCAATGCTTCGGAGCGGGGCAGGGCGCAGAACCGTCGGGTGGAGATCGTATTCTCCGATGACAAGGGGCGGCTCGCGCCAGCGCGCTGA
- a CDS encoding DUF4398 domain-containing protein — translation MRTQPLILALAVLGLAGCANDPAPDEQMRISEQALDQAKAVGATGQVEALKLAEDKLARAKANMLTQDYRDARMRAEQAELDARLAEAQVLNQKSEEQLQVLQSRVKRLRKQLEVQP, via the coding sequence GTGAGAACCCAACCACTAATCCTTGCCCTGGCCGTGCTCGGCCTGGCTGGCTGCGCCAATGATCCGGCCCCTGACGAGCAGATGCGCATTTCCGAACAAGCACTGGACCAGGCCAAGGCCGTCGGCGCCACCGGGCAGGTCGAAGCGCTGAAACTGGCTGAAGACAAGCTGGCCCGCGCCAAGGCCAACATGCTCACCCAGGACTACCGCGATGCGCGCATGCGCGCCGAGCAAGCCGAGCTGGATGCGCGCCTGGCCGAGGCCCAGGTGCTGAACCAGAAGAGCGAAGAGCAGCTGCAGGTGCTGCAGTCGCGGGTCAAGCGCTTGCGCAAGCAACTGGAGGTGCAGCCATGA